A region of the Stieleria sp. JC731 genome:
CTCGCCAAGCTTGTCACCACCCATGCCACACCGGTCGGCAGCGGCACAGTCGCGAGGACAGAAAGGATTCCGATCGAACGTCGGGCAGAGTCGGCTGTCATCGCTTGGATGCGACACCAGACAACAGCCTATGACGACATGGTGATTCCTCGTGTCAAAGGAAAACGGCGTGAAGTCAGGCGGATGTTGGCGGAGCAGTCACGCAAGATCCTTGTCGCGTACCGCCAAGGCGCGGCGATCGATCGGTCAAGCTGTCCGTTGTTCAAGGCCCTAAAATCAGATGCCGCCTCCTGACGAACGTCGCTATTGACGTACGTCATTGATTGTTGCCCGACCCGTTTTGTGCGAACGCTGCACAACGATTGAAGACACATACTCTCTCTTGCTACTGAAAGGGAGAATAGGTTTTGGCAGTTCGCTAAAGTTCACGGATTCGAATCGATCGGAAGTAAAAGACGCTTTGGGGATCATGTGCCTGCAAAGCGATAGCGCCACCTTCGGGATCAATCAGTCTGTGTGCTCTGTCGGGCGCGCGGATCGGTGACTCAGGTTCCGTGTAATCGTTGACGAGCTTGTCATTTAACCAGACGCGAATCTGCTTCCCTTCGACACGGACTCGAACGGTAAACCATTCGGTTTCATCGACCGGAGATTGATCGAGATCAGCGACAGCATAAAGACTTCCGGTTTTGCGTTTTTCCTTTTCGGTGCTATTGAGCTGCACCTCGTAACCTTTGGCGAGGTACTTTTTGCGACGCAAGTCGTAACCGGTGTGGATGAAAAGCCCTGAATTCGAATTCGGTTTGCCGCGGGCGACCAATTCAATTTCAAAGTCTTTGAAAGCCTCAAATGGTTGCTGATGCCCGATAAAAAACAAGTGTGACATCGCGGTTTTGCCATGCGCTTTGATCGCCCCGTCATGAACCGAGAACGATTCGGGAGCCACATTGGCTTTCCAACCTGATAGGTCGCGTCCGTTGAAAAGTTCCCGCCATCCTTCATTGTCACGTTCGTCGGCCATCAGCCCAGGTGATTGCCAGATCACGCTAACTGCAAGCAAGGTGAAAATGTGACATTTGTAAAACACAGCTTTCGGGAGCAGAGCCTGAAATATTGACATCGGTGCTTTGTCGCCAGACGTTGAAAAAGTTGGGGAATTCGAAATGCCTACATCGTATGACGGCGACACTGATATCTGACTCCGTCAAGGCGTACTCGATTATAACCGCTCGACTTCATCGGTATCGACTATCGTTACCAGTGAAACCCAAGCAAGGTCGAGATGAAAGGACTTTCAAAGCATCGAATCGATGAAATTGCGTGGCAGGCATCGTATCGTTCGGTACTTGAAGCTCAGGTTAAATTTCGATTGCAGATCCAACTTTAGGTTTCAAAACTGCAGTCCAGGTGCACGCTGCGGCCAACAACGTCAGCAGCGCGATCGTTATAGCGGTTTGCCACCATTCGACTCGCCAGACCCGGGTCAGCTGCAACTGCAATTGCAGTGGAGCGTTCTCACTGACCTGCACCGCTCTGGTGAACCGATACACGGTGCCTTCTTCGGGAAGGCTGATGGTGATCGCTTGCGGAGCTGGCTCGGTGCCATGCTGATGCTGAACCAGACGCGATGCAATTTGACCCAAGACGGCGTTGTCCTCGGATGTGTTTCCTTGCAGTAATTCCGTTAACTGTTGCGGGCGAAAATTCAATTCGTTCTGCAACAGGATCGGGTTGATCGCGGCAGCATCACGTAGTTGCTTGTTATCGTCGAAGTCTGAATCGACCGGGCGATTATCAAGGTAAAGTCGTTGCCGTCGCGTGTTGAGTCCGACGATGGCTTGTTGTCGTTGGAGGTTTTCAAGCTGAACGCGAGCATCCTCGTTGGAGGCCGCGTCGAGGGCGTATTGGTTGGCGACGCTATTGAGTGCCCAAGTTGCCTTGGATTGTTCACCTTTCATCAACAGCTCGTTTGCCTGTTCAAGCAACTTCGATGCCTGCTCGGCTTGCGTTTCACGGCGTCGATTCATTTTTGACAAGTAACTGCCGCGATCATACTCATCACGATAGTCCAATTCGATCAGTTCAAGATCACCATCGTTGTCGGTCAATTCAAATCCCTTTGGCGCGACAACGTTCCACTGGATGTTTTCAAGCGGAACGTTCAGAGTCGGACTAACCAGTGTTAGGTTGGAAACACCATTTCCAGCAGCGGAATACGTAAAGCGGACGGTCGCGCTCCGGTCGTTAATTCCAGGCAAGACATAGAATTGCCATGTGTCGGAGGCTTCGCCAAGTCGAATCGAATTGACGCTTTCTCCGTTGACAAACACATTGAACAAAGTCCCTTCGCCAGGGATCTTGATTGTCATGCTACTGCGCTGAATGACATCCATCGTCAATTCGACAGACGTGAGCTGGTTTCCTGTAGAAGCGAGCACCGTTGTCAGGTTTCCTTCCGCGACACGAAGCTTCAATGCTTCGGCAAGTGAGTGGCGTTGGATGCTGATCGTCAGGGGTTGGCTGGCTCCGACCGAGCGAAACGCAAGAGCAGGCGCGTTGCGGTTTCCGGCATTTCGAATCGCTGTGGGTACACTGTTCCAGTCGATCCGTTGCCAGCCTGTTGGCAATGCTTGGGGCGAAAGTTCCAGACGACCACCGGCACGAATTGCGGCATAGCATGTCAGTTGTTTCGATTCGGGAAACTGGATTGGACGGAGCGTTTCGACGTTTCCTTGGCGATCGCCCCGACGTTCGTACTCGATTTGAAATTGAACCTTGCCAACGATTCTGCGTTTGAATTGCAACTCCCAACGATCCGAATTGGCCGTACTGCGAATGAAGTCACTGACGGCCTCGCCAGTGGCCCGCAGTGTTTTGATCTCGTCCTCAACCAAGCCGGGAAGTTCAATCATGATCGAGCGAACCGACGCGTTTTGAACTTCCATGTTCGCTAACAGCGTCGCGCGCGTTTGACCTTCGCGGAGCGTGATTTCATGGAGAACTTGGCCCGTGACCCACGGGGCAAGTTTTTCGATGCCGAGTTGCAAACTCCAATCGCGTTGCAATATTCGATATGCCAAATTTCCTTGGCCAAGCCCGCCAAGTGAACGCGGATCCGTTTCAGAGACGTTCTCTCGGGTGATTGTGCGGAGACGGATTCCAGTCGTCGGCCGCACCACAAACTCACCCGTCTGTCGCGTTGATTCATTTAGGATGAAAGCCGGTGCTTGCCACTGATCGACATCGGTCGGTGTCGCGGCAGTCAATGTGGCAGTGAAGCTTTGCACGCCAATAGTCTTGCCGTTCAAATGCATCACAATGGTCCGTGTATCTGATTCGTTCACTTCAGACCAGTGGTGCAAAGCAGGACCCGACAATGATTCGACCTCGAATCCCGATGGAAGGGGGAAACTAAGTTTGAAAACACCCGAACGTGTTATTTCGACAGCAAGGTTGATCCCGAAGACAATCCTTTCGTCACCAAAAGAGAGCACCTGCTTGGACTGAACGCGAACTTCAGGCTGCACTGGCGC
Encoded here:
- a CDS encoding DUF1080 domain-containing protein: MSIFQALLPKAVFYKCHIFTLLAVSVIWQSPGLMADERDNEGWRELFNGRDLSGWKANVAPESFSVHDGAIKAHGKTAMSHLFFIGHQQPFEAFKDFEIELVARGKPNSNSGLFIHTGYDLRRKKYLAKGYEVQLNSTEKEKRKTGSLYAVADLDQSPVDETEWFTVRVRVEGKQIRVWLNDKLVNDYTEPESPIRAPDRAHRLIDPEGGAIALQAHDPQSVFYFRSIRIREL